AGAAAAAAATCCCATGATATTTTGGTCCAGTTTCCCAGGTATTTACAGTAGCAGATAAATATGAAGTCAAGACTTTGAGGCTATGCCTAAGAAGGACATTAGCACAATAAAATCAAATGTGAGTGTTTGCATTCAAAACTAGAAAAAATATTGATAATACCAGAGTCACATGGACTCATTTAAACATCATACATCAAGATCTTGACTTCCTTTTTGGGACAGAGGTAAATTTATGTAATCAAATATTTGGGCAGTCTGCTTCCATTATGGGAATATTTTATGTCAACTTGTTGGAATCCGATAAGCCAAATTCAAAAGAGGCTGCTGGGAGGGCTGAGGTTTGTTGTAGCTGGGTTGCATCTGATTCCCCTCACAGCCTCCCACCAAAACAAGCAGCCAATGGACCCTGACCAAACTGACAAGTGCACCGTTCTCAGTGTTCCCCATAACCTACACAGGATGAGTTGCTGCACCCTTAACAGAGTGCAGTACAGGACTGGCAAAGCAGTACTGCTGTAGGAGAGAAATTAAGGACAGTTAGTATGGGCCTGTGGTATTTTGGTACACAATTTTCTTGATAACATATTTCTATTTTACAGAGAGAGTTGTAAAATAAAACTCTACTGAAACAACAACTTTGTACAAAGAGCTCTCTCTACATGCAGGTTGAATATACCTAGACCAAACCTGAGACATTCAGGCCATTTAAGCTCACAGTGTCAGGGGAAGTGAAGATGCAATAAATATGGAAGGAGGTAAGATAGCTGGCTCACAGCTACAGTTTCTGATTTTTAGTCCGAGCACTAGTCGTCATGATAAGCTACACAGACTCAGCCTAAAAGATGAGGAAAATGTGTAGGAAAGTTGGCCACATTGGAAAGAATAACTTGTCATTAGGGCTGTACCCGAATATTCCACTATTTGGAAATGtatgaactgtgtgtgtattcagTTTACCAACATGGAATTATAAGAATGTGACAATAATCTACACAGCAACAATGATCATCTCACCTCACTGTTATAAATAAGCAACTTTTTAGCCCTGCCACAACATACAGAAAGTCAATGGACAGTACTGCTCTATGACAAAGCACCTTGCTGTCCTGTGGTAGCTGCACCCACGGGGCCTAAACTTCTGACTTTATTACAATGACCCTTTTACATACTGCCACAATCCCAGCACAGCCATTATCCTTACATGCATGTGGTGATTTTGTCTGACTTTGCCACAGTAATAAAAATACTGGCAGCTTCCAGTGCTACCTCTCATCCACCTAGTAGATGCACCTTTGGTATAAATGTACAAATTCCATGTCACCTCATTCTCAGGCTATTGCAATCAGAAACTTCGTGGTGCCCACGCTGCCCGCCCACCCACCCAGTAGGGTGACAACAATACCCCATGAGTCTTTTACAGCAGAAGGGTACAATAAGCTGATTCTCCATGCTTCCTTCCTCAAGACAATCACTGGATGTTTATTATATGGGGAAAACTGTACCATCTCAGCTCATCTACCTGACATCCCTCTCACTCACAGCAGTGATGATCATGCTTAGCCCTACTTAACCATTTCAAATTCATACCACTTAACATTTTTAGCctcctggcgtccacatatgtggacatcacattttgggttgtctagaccaaaatactaaattttgctctacaagggcctgatatccacttacgaggacgttatactgccactgttctatcgaaatttaaagcCAATGTGCTCATATATGGATCTAATTtttttcagaaacaaaaatcaggtaaaaaaatttttaaaaagtccatgttattctttgtttttacatttgtcaggtcccaatcagcccaaacagcaaagagaaattaaaaatgcatgccatgaaagagttcgggtcttaggagtaTAAATATGAACGTTCTTGTTGTACTACGCTTCACTTAAATTTCTGACCGATCATGTTTAACATCACACTCAcaaaatctgaaaaacacaaagtttgatcaaCTCTGAATTGCTGTAGCTCAAAAATATGATATTCGGGACAGCCCTACTTGTTAGGCAGCGCTTTACGCTGAGGCCCAAGACAATTTGCAGTTTGACAAGTCATGTTACCGCATCCAGATAATAAATCTCTCAAGTTTCTCTGTTAActcttaaagaaaataaaattatgCTTCTGGTTCAACTACCACCAGAGCATATTAATGATATTCCtcttatatattttatattcacCTATAAAGCTGTGCCCAGTGTGGTAAAGCACAGGACGTGGGCAGCTAAATGAGCTAACCTTCATCCTCAACTTCTGTGACAAGCGGACACTGCACTTTCCCATCATAAATCACATTGGGTTGTTAACCCTTCGACTCACACACAACCCATCTGCGACCCATGTTTGTTAGGCAAAAAACACCTAACCACCTCTCCCCCTGAAAAGCATGGTAACCCTATAATACCTTTAATGCATGCACCAAATTAAAATCCCAACAACACTGTCCCAAACTGCAATTATGGAAATGAATTGTGAGCCCACACTGACATTTGTTGGAAACAGTTGGAAAATTTATAGTGGGAGAAAAACAGCGACACAAAATGTACATGGAGGAAAGGATTGACCACAGGGAAGGCATTGAGTCTGGGAGGCAAGCTATTGCATTGTGGTCGAAGGGTTGAACAGTAAAAACTATTGgtgcagaaaacagaaaaaaaaagaaaacaaaaagaaaaaagggggaggaggCAAGGAACTTGGGAAGATGTAaaaaggtcacaaaagaacaaaatttacCATCTGCAAAGGGGTCGAGACGCTCAGGAGAGATGATCATCTGTCTGCGCCGAGCCTTGTATTCATCCTCCCGCTCTGCAATCTTCTGTGGACGATGCTCTGCAAATGGGTCGTACTGCAAAGATTAAGCACAAAACATGCGATGATTAGTAAAATAGGATTTTGTACAAGccttgtcatttaaaaaattagATCCCGTTTTAACTGGAATTTAGCCCAAACAGTGAATGAACATACCTGTTCATCTGACTGAGGAATGGCATTAAGTATTGCCACCGGCGCGTGGTACCCTGGCTTCTTTTGTCCCAACAAGCTTGTTGACGTATCATCTTCATCGTCCTGAGGTAAAAAAGAGAATAAATGAGTCTATTCAAATCTTGCCAAACTGGCAAGGTTCTCCTAGCTCAAATCCCCAAAGCAAGCAGAGGGGAGCAGTCAAGCTCCTTACAACACTGACAAAGGACAACCTGTGGCTCACAAAACAGCATTCTTGGAAGAAGCTACTTTGTTTGAtttggaaaaggaaaaaaaaaatcaaatacttGCCTCCTCTTGCTCATTGGCAGCAATGGAAGTAACGTATCCTGCAAAGCGACTGTCGCTGCCTTCATAGATCTCTGGGTCAAAAACGCCAGTGGAGATCAGGCCCACTCCCTGCTCTCCATCCTCCAGCAGGGAGGCCTTCATCCCCTGGATCTCCAGGATCTGGGCCTCGATATCTGTAGGGGCACAAGGAAACATGGTGAAAAACTACCTGTGTAGGTAAGCATGGATGACTGACATACACCCCGATATCAGCAGTGGTGAATGGAAtctataaatattatatttactgAAATTTATCTGAGGCATGACTTCAGTTTGTGCTGGATAAGGATGTAAAACCAGTGTGATAGAGCGTACTGTAAAATTTGATAACATGcccatatatttttcctttttttttttaaatttagttcaTCCCTTGGCACAGGGAAACAAAGGAATGCttcataaaaggaaaaaagaagaaaagcctTTAGCTCTTCATCGTGGAATTTTTGTACATTTAATTAGGAGGATCTTCAGTGTTTCTTagcaaggagaaaaaacagatgGGGTATTGTACTTGCAAACGATGCTCTCAAAGAGATTTAGTCgttaaaaaatgctttaaccCCACACAGAGAATTGGACTGACTGGCAAAGACTAGCAAACGGGCCTTTATTTGCGCTTTCACACCTTAAATCAAGCTCAAATACTTCCTTACACTCTGCCTGTTAATATCAGCGTATGTGACTGTAGTTTTTGATGTAAACATGATCTGTGGTACCAAGACATTGGAACAGTCCCGCACTACAATTAAGTTTGGCTCACtctgtttatttactttactgtgatgttgctTTAatcttatgtatttattttattctattttgcaGTACAGGGCTTTATGAATGCAAGCCTGTGAAAAGCGCTTTAAATATAAACGTTACTGACATCATAATTTCTGCTTTCACAAACAAAAACTGGGTCACGTAACTCTCAAAGTCATGTCCAAACAGTGCATTAGAATATTTTACAGAAAAGGGTTAACTATTACCAATACTTGCTACAGAAAACGCCCTCGGTCATTTCCTTCAATATTCCTGCTAAACACTGATTATGAAGCTAATATCAGAGTCTGCTGCCGAACAACAATTGCTGTAGGCATGGTAAACGCTTGTTAGAGGTTGCTAATGCTAACTCGGTTAGCCACGAGAATTACTGAGACGTTAAAGAATTACCATCACCTTGGATTACACAGTAACAACAACAAGTAATACTAGCTTAAAGGCGTATCTGACCAAGACAAAAAGCCCAAATGGCGCCTACTATTGCATGCAAGTGTGCAATAAGCTGAGAAAAATAGTCCACTCCAGCTAACAAGAAAGCTAAGCACTAACCACCAGCGCCATTATCTAAAGCTCCGCGTTGCGTCGTATGAGGCCTGGTGCCTATCGCCTTTTTCGCAAATAAACAGGAGCATTACCGTCAACAGAAATACCAGAAAATTCACCGCAATATTTACTGACACCATAAAGCAAAATACATGgtaaaacagaacatatttatGGAGGTTTTAGCAGTAATTTACCTTCGTGCGTTTTGGCGATCTTCGCCATTTTGGTGGCGGTTGTTCGAGACTGAAACCGGATGTGACTTAATTCAGAGTTCCGTGTCGTTCCAGCTGTTCTCAGACCAGTTTCCAATCGCTCAGTAGTTGCTAGTAGTAGCATTAGTATTAGACGTAGTATATTGACATACTTATAAAAGTTGTAGATACAGTGAAGCAATTAGTATGTAACTTTCCGTCCATGTATGATGTATGACTCTGGAATTCCCTACCtcctgatttaagaaatatctcttccttctctctctttaagtcccaactcaaaactcacttgttcaaaatagcttatcccacataacctctccactctgctcttttaaatttgtttatgtcttatgcttttatgattgtgtaaattgcttgcttttatgttgctttttattCTAATGTGTACAGTGaccttgagtgttttgaaaagcgctttcaaataaaatgtattattattattatgtataaTGTCCACTagcctaaaaagaaaaacattttaaaaacccCATTAAAAATCTTAATTGACGCAGCCCTCCAATTGTCCTTTCTCATCTTATTCAGATTTCCCAGGTGTTTTTTAAGACTGCTAGCAGCACTCTAATCCTTTAAGGACAGACTTTTATCAATTGAAATGGAGAATGTCTGCTGACAGAAATCACCTGAGTAATATATCCTTGCACAGCTCCTTCTTTGTCTCCTGGAGTAGATTAAAACCGGTAATTGGGCTGCTTTGTAAAAATGTATACCAAAAAGCCACAGAAGTGAAAAGGATAATAAGACAGGTTTTGTTGATCAGAAGACTTGTTTTTCACAGGGGCTATTCTGGCATGCAGCAGTAGGTAAACATAAGGCTTTTCTAACACCTGGTTCAGAATCGTAACTTCAAGTCAAGGCGTTTAACCTCTCGCATTACTAACATCTGTGTTTACCTAGTATTTCATGTGAAACTAGCTTCTTTGAAAGAGATGTATGGTTGGTAAAGTTTCTTCCCCAAATGTCTGCACAAAACACCTGTGATTATAGTTTATGTCCTTTTCTCATAAATGCCCAGGTGTTATTTCTTAGATTTTCTTGTGCTCCTATTGGCTAGAGGACCTATATCTGAAACACTGaatgggtggctgtagctcataagGTATAGCAGGTCATCCACAAAGGCTGATGGTTAGATCCCTGGCTACATggcaaatatccttgggcaaaatactgaacacagagtttctctcagATGCATAGGAGTATGAATCTGTGTGAATGttggaaaacacagaaaaaagttcTTGTATGAATGGCACAtgctgtataaagtgctttgagtttgAGTGCTCCAGCAGAGTAGAAAAGCTATATAGAGCAGTCCATCTACTACAGACAATACTTGTGGAGCTAATTGTgaagctttttccttttcacagaAAATGAAATTTCAGGACCCAGCCGTGCATTTTGGTTATTAGAAAAGGAAGCTACATGACAGAAGGATGAGGAATATAGCTGTGGGGAAAGTGACTGATTAGATTTAAAACAGTTGAGTTTTACCTGGTGACTCAGCAGAAAGATGCCAGAAGATGCATGTCGTTGCAGGAAAAACTTGTACCACCAGCTGTGAGGTACTTGACACAAAAGGCAAAGTTTGAATAATAATGATGCCTCCAAAGTGTCCACAAACAACCCTGACTGGGGAGAAATGTTTATACAATTGACAGAGTTTCTGTGTTTAACCTGAAACCacactgaacttttttttttttttttaactttcatgaACTTTACTAAAGTGTAtgttataacatatattttggATAAGAACACCAGTGCCGATAAGCATATATCATTTCCTtcaatatttattcatatatatataataaatgtaCCTTACACgttaggaaaaaaatataatgtaTCACGATAAGCAAAGTAACTTTCATAATTTACCCCTGAATTGATGTATATGTAAACAGCTCccctgtcatttttaaaaaggtaaaaaaaaaaaagcacacagacagaaacctgttcactttcactttcagtGTCTTCCTTACTgcaaataattataaatatttctttcacttTGTTATTCAAAAATAGTAGAAACTGTATTCTAACAAATTTGCCCAACAGAGCAGCAATAAATGACAACAAAGAAGGTGTAGTGTAGCCGTCTATTGATAGTTTTGATATGCAAAGACAAACAGGTTTCATCCGGTTTTTTCGGCCGTAGTGCAACCCGAGCCAACAACTCGTGACTCTACGCGCGTGCGAGCTCGTGTACACGCACCTGAATACGTTGGCGTGACAAACGGCGGGACCGCCCAATAAAAACATTCGGTGGCCACAAGTCGTCCAATGGCAAGCGGGTTAGGCCAGTTGAGGGTCGGGCCAAACTGCGCGTAGAGCTCCCTGTCAACTGGTTGATAGCGAAGGAGTGAACAAAGCCgttaaagaagaagagaagatgg
This is a stretch of genomic DNA from Pelmatolapia mariae isolate MD_Pm_ZW linkage group LG16_19, Pm_UMD_F_2, whole genome shotgun sequence. It encodes these proteins:
- the sf3b1 gene encoding splicing factor 3B subunit 1 isoform X3, giving the protein MAKIAKTHEDIEAQILEIQGMKASLLEDGEQGVGLISTGVFDPEIYEGSDSRFAGYVTSIAANEQEEDDEDDTSTSLLGQKKPGYHAPVAILNAIPQSDEQYDPFAEHRPQKIAEREDEYKARRRQMIISPERLDPFADGFFSAG